The Bryobacteraceae bacterium genome includes a window with the following:
- a CDS encoding integrase, with the protein MSHTRSASTGRCYGRARVLKAWGLPRSTFYQRRRHEVSPRPPARRGPKTRYTDDQLTGEIRRTIHESPFHGEGHRKVWARLRLAGVRTSLRRVLRLMRQHQLLAPQRQPQPVEPKRHEGTIVAGRPNQMWGIDATAGFTLRDGQVPIFAMIDHCSACCLSIHVARRGTRFEALEPVRQAVREQFGGFSEGIALGVKLRHDHGSQFMSDDFQREIRFLGMESSPAFVREPEGNGCIERFFRTLKEQLLWVRHFETLEELAEALEEFRQRYNEQWLVERLQFQSPRQAHEALLALEAAA; encoded by the coding sequence ATGAGCCATACCCGGTCGGCCTCCACAGGACGCTGCTACGGGCGGGCTCGGGTGCTCAAGGCGTGGGGTCTGCCGCGGTCGACTTTTTACCAGCGGCGCCGCCACGAGGTCTCGCCTCGTCCGCCCGCCAGGCGCGGTCCGAAGACGCGCTACACGGATGACCAGCTCACCGGCGAGATCCGGCGTACGATTCACGAGTCGCCCTTCCACGGCGAGGGCCACCGCAAGGTGTGGGCGCGGCTGCGGCTGGCCGGCGTGCGCACCTCCTTGCGGCGCGTGCTGCGCCTGATGCGCCAGCACCAACTGCTGGCGCCGCAGCGGCAGCCGCAGCCGGTCGAGCCGAAGCGGCACGAGGGAACCATCGTCGCCGGGCGGCCCAACCAGATGTGGGGCATCGACGCCACGGCCGGCTTCACTCTCCGGGATGGACAAGTGCCCATCTTCGCCATGATCGATCACTGCTCGGCCTGCTGCCTGAGCATCCACGTGGCCCGTCGCGGCACGCGGTTTGAAGCGCTCGAGCCTGTGCGCCAGGCCGTGCGCGAGCAGTTCGGAGGCTTCTCCGAAGGCATCGCCCTGGGCGTGAAGCTCCGTCATGACCACGGCTCCCAATTCATGAGCGACGACTTCCAGCGGGAGATCCGCTTTCTCGGCATGGAGTCTTCACCGGCCTTCGTACGCGAGCCCGAAGGCAACGGCTGCATCGAACGCTTCTTCCGCACTCTCAAGGAGCAGCTTCTCTGGGTGCGGCACTTCGAAACCCTGGAAGAACTGGCCGAAGCGCTCGAAGAATTCCGCCAGCGCTACAACGAGCAGTGGCTCGTCGAACGGCTCCAATTCCAATCCCCGCGGCAGGCCCACGAGGCCCTGCTTGCCCTCGAGGCTGCCGCATGA
- a CDS encoding ribosomal RNA small subunit methyltransferase E, translated as MARRLFYAQEWKAGKAFLRGETAEHVRRVLRAERGQLYELSDGERLWLARVEAFSKETVEFTLVEPLPAVRRHASIHLLASLFKFDHFEWMIEKATELGVERITPVVSLRSEKGLDTAAEKRRARWEKIAREAGQQSRRLRPPEIGAVIHFKEALHTQAETRLFLDEAEDAPPILSVLTNPSAPAALLCGPEGGWDPREREAAQHASWQPVSLGPLILRAETAALAALSTLAAARATSAG; from the coding sequence ATGGCCCGCCGCCTGTTCTACGCCCAGGAATGGAAAGCCGGAAAGGCCTTCCTTCGCGGCGAAACCGCCGAACACGTCCGCCGGGTCCTCCGAGCCGAGCGCGGCCAACTCTACGAACTCTCCGATGGCGAACGCCTCTGGCTCGCCCGCGTAGAAGCCTTCAGCAAAGAAACCGTCGAATTCACTCTCGTCGAACCACTCCCGGCCGTCCGCCGGCATGCTTCCATCCACCTTCTGGCCTCTCTGTTCAAATTCGACCACTTCGAATGGATGATCGAGAAAGCCACCGAACTCGGCGTCGAACGCATCACCCCGGTCGTCAGCCTTCGCTCGGAGAAAGGGCTGGACACGGCGGCCGAAAAACGCCGCGCGCGATGGGAAAAGATCGCCCGCGAAGCCGGCCAGCAGTCGCGCCGCCTGCGCCCCCCGGAAATCGGCGCCGTGATCCACTTCAAAGAGGCCCTGCACACCCAGGCGGAAACCCGCCTCTTTTTGGACGAAGCCGAAGACGCGCCGCCGATTCTGTCCGTATTGACGAACCCCTCCGCCCCTGCCGCCCTCCTCTGCGGTCCCGAAGGCGGCTGGGACCCGCGCGAGCGCGAAGCCGCTCAGCACGCCTCCTGGCAGCCCGTCTCTCTCGGCCCCCTCATCCTCCGCGCCGAAACCGCCGCCCTCGCCGCCCTCTCCACCCTCGCCGCCGCCCGCGCAACAAGCGCAGGTTAA
- a CDS encoding integrase: protein MSRTRSISTGRCYGRARVLKAWGLPRSTFYQRRRHGASPRLPARRGPKTHYTDEQLAGEIRRTIQTSPFHGEGHRKVWARLRLAGVRTSLRRVLRLMRQHQLLAPQRQPQPVEPTRHEGTILAERPNQMWGIDATAGFTLRDGQVPIFAMIDHCSACCLGIHVAKRGTRFEALEPLRQAVREQFGGFSEGIALGVKLRHDHGSQFMSDDFQREIRFLGLESSPAFVREPEGNGCIERFFRTLKEQLLWVRHFETLEELAKALGELRHRYNEQWLVEQLHFQSPRRAQQALLALEAAA from the coding sequence ATGAGCCGTACCCGGTCGATCTCCACGGGACGCTGCTACGGGCGGGCTCGGGTACTCAAGGCGTGGGGCCTGCCGCGGTCGACCTTCTACCAGCGGCGCCGCCATGGGGCTTCGCCTCGCCTGCCTGCCAGGCGCGGTCCGAAGACGCACTACACCGATGAGCAGCTCGCTGGGGAGATCCGCCGTACGATCCAGACATCGCCCTTCCACGGCGAGGGCCACCGCAAGGTGTGGGCGCGGCTGCGGCTGGCCGGCGTGCGCACCTCCCTGCGGCGCGTGCTGCGCCTGATGCGCCAGCATCAGCTGCTGGCGCCGCAGCGGCAGCCGCAGCCGGTCGAGCCAACGCGGCACGAAGGAACGATCCTTGCCGAGCGGCCCAACCAGATGTGGGGCATCGACGCCACGGCCGGCTTCACTCTGAGGGACGGGCAGGTGCCTATCTTCGCCATGATCGACCACTGCTCGGCCTGCTGCCTGGGCATCCACGTGGCCAAACGCGGCACGCGGTTCGAGGCGCTGGAGCCGCTGCGCCAGGCCGTGCGTGAACAGTTCGGCGGCTTCAGCGAGGGCATCGCCCTGGGCGTGAAGCTCCGTCATGACCACGGCTCGCAATTCATGAGCGACGACTTCCAGCGCGAGATCCGCTTTCTCGGCCTGGAGTCCTCTCCGGCCTTTGTCCGTGAGCCCGAAGGCAACGGCTGTATCGAACGTTTCTTCCGCACTCTCAAGGAGCAGCTTCTCTGGGTGCGGCACTTCGAGACCCTGGAGGAACTGGCCAAAGCTCTGGGAGAACTCCGCCACCGCTACAACGAGCAGTGGCTGGTGGAACAGCTCCATTTCCAATCCCCGCGGCGGGCTCAGCAGGCCTTGCTTGCCCTCGAGGCTGCCGCATGA
- a CDS encoding putative transposase: protein MIDESGISQRPHRVRTWAPRGQTPVLQDCFNWKTLSAVAGVTFWNFYFRLHPGPIRAPQGVEFPDALKRQVRAPLLVIWDRLPAHRSALVRRYVEASGGRIEVQFRPAYAPELNPVESLWGDWKQHELANVCPREYWQLGAMARLALKKIKRKRKRLIGAFWQQAELSLD from the coding sequence TTGATAGACGAGAGCGGCATCAGCCAGCGGCCGCACCGGGTGCGCACCTGGGCGCCGAGGGGCCAGACGCCGGTTTTGCAGGATTGCTTCAACTGGAAGACGCTGTCCGCCGTGGCCGGGGTGACCTTCTGGAATTTCTATTTCCGGCTGCATCCGGGGCCGATCCGTGCGCCGCAGGGGGTGGAATTCCCCGATGCGCTGAAGCGGCAGGTGCGCGCACCGCTGCTGGTGATCTGGGACCGGCTGCCGGCGCACCGCAGCGCGCTGGTGCGGCGCTATGTAGAGGCCAGCGGGGGCCGGATCGAGGTCCAGTTTCGGCCAGCCTATGCCCCGGAGCTGAATCCGGTCGAGTCTCTCTGGGGCGACTGGAAGCAGCATGAGCTGGCCAACGTCTGCCCGCGGGAATACTGGCAGCTGGGGGCAATGGCCCGGCTGGCGCTGAAGAAGATCAAGCGGAAGCGCAAGCGCCTCATCGGAGCCTTCTGGCAACAGGCTGAACTTTCTCTCGACTGA
- a CDS encoding cytokinin riboside 5'-monophosphate phosphoribohydrolase: protein MQSVCVFCGSSSRALESYFEAARRAGAEIARRGLRLVYGGASVGLMGALADAALEAGGIVIGVIPRALVNQEVAHPRLTEQHVVESMHDRKALMGQLSDAFLALPGGLGTLDELFETLTWAQLGFHHKPVGLLNVAGYFDLLLAFLDRAVEDGFLHPAHRAMIHSGLDPASLLNAMRSHEPPSAGKWWLRPEERPGS from the coding sequence ATGCAGTCCGTCTGCGTCTTCTGCGGCTCCTCCTCGCGCGCTCTGGAATCCTATTTCGAAGCGGCCCGCCGCGCGGGCGCCGAAATCGCCCGCCGCGGCCTCCGTCTTGTGTACGGCGGCGCCAGCGTTGGGCTCATGGGCGCTCTTGCCGATGCGGCACTGGAAGCCGGCGGCATCGTGATTGGCGTGATTCCCCGCGCCCTGGTGAATCAGGAGGTCGCCCATCCTCGGCTCACCGAGCAGCACGTCGTCGAGTCCATGCATGACCGGAAGGCTCTCATGGGCCAGCTCTCGGATGCGTTCCTCGCCCTGCCGGGCGGCCTTGGCACTCTCGACGAATTGTTTGAGACCCTTACATGGGCCCAGCTCGGCTTCCACCACAAGCCCGTCGGTCTGCTGAACGTTGCCGGTTACTTCGACCTGCTGCTCGCCTTCCTCGACCGCGCTGTCGAGGACGGGTTCCTGCACCCGGCGCACCGCGCCATGATCCATTCTGGCCTCGACCCGGCCTCTCTTCTGAACGCCATGCGCTCCCATGAGCCTCCCTCTGCGGGCAAGTGGTGGCTCCGCCCGGAGGAACGTCCTGGCAGCTGA